One window from the genome of Salisaeta longa DSM 21114 encodes:
- a CDS encoding DUF5615 family PIN-like protein, which produces MNILADHDVWAVTLGVLNDAGHDVVTASDIGMAQAKDTELLEHAIRESRVLVTRDRDFGRLVFADDRAAGILYLRIRPSTEDAVHNELLHVLDQHSEAEILRSFIVVEPGQYRIRDLR; this is translated from the coding sequence GTGAACATATTAGCGGATCACGATGTCTGGGCAGTGACTCTCGGAGTATTGAATGACGCAGGACACGACGTGGTGACTGCGTCGGATATTGGCATGGCTCAAGCTAAAGATACGGAGCTTCTGGAGCACGCCATTCGCGAAAGCCGTGTTCTGGTTACTCGTGATCGCGACTTCGGACGTCTTGTCTTTGCCGACGACCGAGCCGCTGGAATCCTTTACCTTCGGATTCGGCCTTCGACTGAAGATGCCGTTCACAACGAGTTGCTGCACGTACTCGACCAACACTCAGAAGCTGAGATTCTAAGGTCGTTTATCGTCGTTGAGCCGGGGCAGTATCGAATTCGAGATCTCCGGTAA
- a CDS encoding DUF4007 family protein: MRISFSGHETFPLRFNWLKKAVDASSDEPGIFNDDWAIAEFGVGKNMVRAIRHWGLACGVLQEDPDVTGGYIPTDFGQALFGVNGWDPYLEDVGTTWLLHWKLCAQPEPSPLWHFVFGRWSGREIEMSSVRNPFADWAEREGISLPANSTLKRDLNCLLATYVTRRSTRSDLEEALGSPFTGLNLIHKTDGVHHFRQGPQPSLPTEIFVYAVLKFWNARRGEAKSISIQEILQEGASPGRIFKLAENRAFDLLLQADQWEKKPFTYRDSAGNRQLFRQDESISPEDVLERYYASAHQRVIA, encoded by the coding sequence GTGCGCATCTCTTTTTCCGGTCACGAGACATTTCCCCTTCGCTTCAATTGGCTTAAGAAGGCCGTTGACGCTTCAAGTGATGAACCGGGAATCTTCAATGACGACTGGGCTATCGCAGAGTTTGGGGTAGGGAAGAACATGGTTCGGGCAATCCGTCATTGGGGATTGGCGTGCGGGGTATTGCAGGAGGACCCTGACGTAACCGGCGGATACATACCGACAGATTTCGGGCAGGCACTCTTTGGTGTGAACGGATGGGACCCCTATTTGGAAGATGTAGGTACGACGTGGCTTTTGCATTGGAAGTTATGTGCTCAACCTGAGCCTTCTCCGCTGTGGCACTTTGTCTTTGGACGGTGGTCCGGCCGAGAGATAGAAATGAGTTCGGTGCGAAACCCATTCGCCGACTGGGCCGAGCGTGAAGGAATCAGTTTGCCTGCGAACTCTACGCTCAAGCGTGACCTCAATTGCCTTTTAGCAACCTACGTGACTCGCCGGTCAACCCGTAGTGATTTAGAGGAGGCGCTCGGAAGTCCATTCACCGGGCTGAACCTTATTCACAAAACAGACGGCGTGCACCATTTCCGTCAGGGGCCACAACCGTCGTTGCCGACTGAAATCTTCGTCTATGCCGTGCTCAAATTTTGGAATGCCCGACGGGGAGAGGCGAAATCGATCTCTATACAAGAGATCTTGCAGGAAGGCGCAAGCCCCGGCCGGATTTTCAAGCTTGCTGAAAACCGGGCGTTCGACTTGCTACTGCAAGCCGATCAGTGGGAGAAGAAGCCCTTCACGTACAGGGATTCAGCCGGAAACCGTCAGCTCTTTCGGCAGGATGAATCGATATCGCCCGAAGACGTTCTCGAACGATACTACGCATCTGCACATCAACGCGTAATTGCATAA
- a CDS encoding phosphoadenosine phosphosulfate reductase family protein, protein MNDQETRHIIALSGGKDSSALAIYMREPNRWQKHLGKTEAEPREPIENVEFVFCDTGTELEETYEYLDQLETKLGKPIIRLQADSPPDKTPFDHYLELYGGFLPSANMRWCTRNLKIKPFENYIGDDPVVNYVGIRADEDREGYISTKDNITSVFPFREDGIDKQDVYRILEDSGMGRPEYYDWRSRSGCYFCFFQRRSEWVGLKENHPELFEKAKEYEKVDEDTGEEFTWSDTESLDELENPERIKEIKERTEKRRERLKQEMSNRSLMSLYFEDEVRDMEDDGKGCNICHL, encoded by the coding sequence ATGAATGACCAAGAGACGCGCCACATCATCGCACTCAGCGGCGGTAAGGATAGCTCCGCGCTCGCCATCTACATGCGAGAGCCGAATCGCTGGCAAAAGCACTTAGGGAAGACGGAGGCTGAGCCTCGTGAGCCCATCGAAAACGTCGAGTTTGTATTTTGCGACACGGGCACGGAGCTGGAGGAGACGTACGAGTACCTCGATCAGCTCGAAACGAAACTTGGCAAGCCCATCATTCGCCTCCAGGCCGACTCGCCGCCCGACAAGACACCGTTCGATCACTATCTCGAGCTGTACGGCGGCTTCCTGCCGAGCGCAAACATGCGCTGGTGCACGCGCAACCTGAAGATTAAACCCTTCGAGAACTACATTGGCGATGATCCGGTGGTCAATTACGTGGGCATCCGGGCCGACGAAGACCGCGAGGGCTACATCAGCACGAAAGACAACATCACCTCGGTCTTTCCTTTCCGAGAAGATGGCATCGACAAGCAAGACGTCTACCGCATCTTAGAAGATAGCGGCATGGGCCGGCCGGAATACTACGACTGGCGCTCCCGGAGCGGCTGCTACTTTTGCTTCTTTCAACGCCGGAGCGAGTGGGTGGGCCTGAAGGAGAACCATCCCGAGCTCTTCGAGAAAGCGAAGGAATACGAAAAGGTCGACGAGGACACCGGGGAAGAGTTCACGTGGTCGGACACCGAGTCCCTCGACGAGCTCGAAAATCCAGAGCGGATCAAGGAAATCAAGGAGCGGACTGAAAAGCGGCGAGAACGGTTAAAGCAGGAAATGTCCAATCGATCCTTGATGAGTCTCTACTTCGAGGACGAGGTGCGGGATATGGAAGATGATGGTAAAGGATGTAATATTTGCCACCTCTAA
- a CDS encoding IS256 family transposase, translating to MATFEITIDDEKIQDLLQGDRGMAALLEPILNQLLQAEMSEHLRAEPGERTTDRRGWRNGSYRRRLTTRVGTLELEVPRDRDGTFQTSLFERYQRSEKALVLALMQMVVQGVSTRRVKKITTELCGREFSRQTVSRLAEGLDEQVAAWAKRPLGGGTYPFLVLDAMQVKVRQQSAVRSTTVLLAVGISEAGQREILGLDVAFGETGEAWRRFIGQLKARGLSGVEVATSDAHEGLRQALEAAFPGLIWQRCQAHFRRNVLDRTPAGLRDRVHELLDRILTAPSPERAREAVGEACAELEGAADRALEVLESGWEEATAVLALPAKYRRRLRTTNMLERFIEEIRRREKVVRIFPNEEAAHRLIGALCAERHEEWSTGRRYLTMDAFFEWKASLEPDGDSLPVAA from the coding sequence ATGGCTACCTTTGAGATTACCATAGACGACGAGAAGATCCAAGACCTTTTGCAAGGAGACCGCGGCATGGCGGCTTTGCTCGAACCCATTCTGAATCAGCTCCTACAGGCCGAGATGTCCGAGCATCTCCGGGCCGAGCCGGGCGAGCGGACGACCGATCGCCGTGGCTGGCGCAATGGCTCCTACCGGCGGAGGCTCACCACGCGAGTGGGCACGCTGGAGCTGGAAGTGCCCCGTGACCGCGATGGTACCTTTCAGACGAGTCTCTTCGAGCGCTACCAGCGCAGTGAGAAGGCGCTGGTGTTGGCGCTGATGCAAATGGTCGTGCAAGGCGTCTCGACCCGCCGCGTCAAGAAGATCACCACCGAGCTGTGCGGGCGTGAGTTCAGCCGACAGACGGTATCTCGGCTGGCCGAGGGGCTTGACGAGCAGGTCGCCGCCTGGGCCAAGCGCCCACTGGGAGGTGGCACCTACCCGTTTTTGGTTCTCGACGCGATGCAGGTGAAGGTCAGGCAGCAGAGCGCGGTGCGCTCGACCACGGTACTCTTGGCCGTAGGCATTAGCGAAGCTGGCCAGCGGGAGATTCTGGGGCTGGACGTCGCCTTCGGAGAGACCGGCGAAGCGTGGCGCCGCTTCATAGGCCAGCTCAAGGCGCGTGGGCTCTCCGGTGTGGAGGTCGCCACCAGCGACGCGCACGAAGGCCTGCGCCAGGCGCTTGAGGCCGCCTTCCCAGGGCTCATATGGCAGAGATGCCAAGCCCACTTCCGGCGCAACGTCCTTGACCGGACGCCTGCTGGGCTCCGCGACCGGGTGCATGAGCTGCTCGATCGAATTCTGACGGCCCCTTCGCCGGAGCGCGCCCGCGAGGCGGTCGGCGAGGCCTGCGCGGAGCTGGAGGGGGCTGCTGACCGGGCCCTTGAAGTACTGGAAAGCGGCTGGGAGGAGGCGACTGCCGTCTTGGCCTTGCCGGCGAAGTATCGGCGCCGCTTGCGCACGACCAATATGCTGGAGCGCTTCATCGAGGAGATCCGCCGGCGAGAGAAAGTGGTTCGCATCTTCCCAAACGAAGAGGCGGCCCACCGCCTCATCGGCGCCCTTTGCGCCGAGCGGCATGAAGAGTGGTCGACAGGTCGGCGTTACCTGACGATGGATGCGTTCTTCGAGTGGAAGGCGTCCCTTGAACCTGACGGCGACTCGCTACCCGTTGCGGCATGA
- a CDS encoding DEAD/DEAH box helicase, which translates to MVQFDRLLARADDVTLQTLIGRESLRLLHAIDENLTLPSRLRRIVLDLHGPAGLLTDTKSRRLLFDLLRRREAERLAILLGVNTGGDLYQSLKKASIYKNSEREELLFNFFNLDPPERKEVKVEPALKKHLPAYALFPHQRTAARGIKRYLDTEPRRVVLHMPTGSGKTRTAMNIIAEHLRKTEPGFVVWLAYSEELCEQAASEFERAWNHLGNRKINIHRFWGSHDLNLDTLGDGFMVAGLAKMYSLAKRRLSHIGKIGQHCTLVIIDEAHQAIAETYGLVLESLLVHHRKPGLLGLTATPGRTWADIEEDEKLADFFARNKVILEIEGYDNPIDYLVDNGYLADAHFESLFVEPGLDLSPEDRRKIKEQLDLPKNVLRQLAEDQERNTAILARLEEMLQRHQRILFFGTTVNHAEVMATVLQSRGYQAAAVTGETESEKRKRYIRKFKKRTDQPMILCNYGVLTTGFDAPETSAALIARPTKSLVLYSQMVGRAIRGPKAGGNEEAEIVTVVDHNLPGFSSVAEAFMNWEDVWE; encoded by the coding sequence ATGGTCCAATTCGACAGGCTTCTCGCACGAGCAGACGACGTAACACTCCAGACGCTCATCGGCCGGGAGTCGCTTCGTTTACTCCACGCCATCGACGAGAACCTCACGCTCCCCAGCCGGCTCCGACGGATTGTACTTGATCTCCACGGTCCAGCGGGACTGCTGACCGATACAAAGTCGCGCCGCCTTCTTTTCGACCTCCTGCGGCGCAGGGAGGCAGAACGCTTGGCCATCCTGCTTGGCGTAAACACGGGTGGTGATCTTTACCAATCTCTGAAAAAGGCTAGTATTTACAAAAACTCTGAGCGCGAAGAGCTGTTGTTCAACTTTTTCAATCTGGATCCGCCGGAACGCAAAGAGGTCAAGGTTGAACCCGCGTTAAAGAAGCACCTTCCAGCTTACGCCCTCTTTCCTCACCAAAGAACGGCAGCGCGCGGGATAAAGCGGTACTTAGACACCGAGCCCCGGCGTGTCGTGCTTCACATGCCGACAGGATCTGGAAAAACGCGGACTGCCATGAACATCATTGCGGAGCATCTGCGGAAAACAGAGCCCGGCTTCGTCGTCTGGCTTGCCTACAGCGAAGAGCTCTGTGAACAGGCAGCTTCCGAGTTCGAACGGGCCTGGAATCATCTGGGAAATCGGAAGATCAACATTCACCGGTTCTGGGGTTCGCACGACCTTAACCTCGATACCCTCGGAGACGGATTCATGGTTGCCGGTCTTGCGAAAATGTATAGCCTGGCAAAAAGACGCCTTTCACACATTGGGAAAATAGGCCAGCATTGCACCCTCGTCATCATCGACGAGGCCCATCAAGCCATTGCAGAGACGTACGGTCTTGTTCTCGAATCGCTTCTCGTGCATCACCGCAAACCTGGACTCCTGGGTCTTACAGCTACTCCGGGTCGCACGTGGGCTGACATTGAGGAGGATGAAAAGCTGGCCGACTTCTTTGCTCGCAACAAAGTTATTTTGGAAATCGAAGGCTACGACAACCCGATTGACTACCTCGTTGACAATGGATATTTGGCGGATGCCCACTTTGAGTCACTCTTTGTAGAGCCGGGTCTGGATTTGTCTCCTGAGGATCGAAGAAAAATCAAGGAGCAGCTCGATCTTCCCAAAAACGTCCTCCGTCAGCTGGCTGAAGACCAAGAGCGAAACACGGCGATCCTCGCCCGCCTGGAAGAGATGCTGCAACGTCATCAGCGCATTCTCTTCTTTGGTACCACGGTGAACCATGCCGAGGTTATGGCCACGGTTCTACAGTCGCGCGGGTACCAGGCTGCTGCAGTTACAGGCGAAACCGAGAGCGAGAAGCGCAAGCGATACATCAGAAAGTTTAAGAAGCGGACAGATCAGCCGATGATTCTCTGTAACTACGGTGTGCTAACAACTGGATTCGACGCGCCCGAGACCAGTGCAGCTCTCATTGCGCGTCCAACCAAATCATTAGTATTATATAGCCAGATGGTAGGTCGAGCGATTCGCGGACCCAAAGCAGGCGGAAATGAAGAGGCGGAAATCGTCACCGTCGTGGATCACAATCTTCCCGGGTTCAGCAGCGTTGCCGAAGCTTTCATGAACTGGGAAGATGTCTGGGAATGA
- a CDS encoding ATP-binding protein: MSQGGEHTKDHDIVPAHLAVKAMRDNGYKNAAYAIAELMDNAIQAQASQVELLCGEREVQLKKKKSSRIHQIAVLDNGTGMDERVLRLALQFGNGTYLDPEDQDGIGKFGMGLPSSSMSQCRRVDVWSWQDGIDSAIYTYLDLDAVLDREMKEVPVPEPKSIPELWQQVGNSFGKSGTLVVWSQLDRVMWKTARAIIRNSEMLIGRMYRRFLANDRVQIRMHSFDLDKPQKGGGIEKYAQPNDPLYLMSTTSCPYEEEPMFERWGEPHKFEIYHKGEIHPVTITFSFAKEEARRGHNPGSKPHGRHAAKNVGVSIVRAGRELELDQSWVVQYDPTERWWGVEVEFPPALDDLFGVSNNKQTARNFHELDAEALKQDSESITELKERLEEENDPAGPLLELSDSIDRNLKTIRKLLKAQTKGSQGGQERHQDIEAEEQATAETRKRQKEGYQGESDQEETLPDEEQEKELEEELRESGMTQEAAQGIAAFTVNRGLKYTFAETALEARSQLFSITPRAGKIIIKLNTTHPGYENLIEVLENVDGDEDADALRDRLRRARKGLRLLLLAWARYEDEQRGDQRERAQDIRYEWGKIARQFMREMD; encoded by the coding sequence ATGAGTCAAGGTGGAGAACATACCAAAGATCACGATATTGTCCCCGCTCACCTTGCGGTGAAAGCCATGCGGGACAACGGTTATAAGAACGCGGCGTACGCGATCGCCGAGCTGATGGATAATGCGATTCAGGCTCAAGCTTCTCAAGTCGAACTGCTCTGCGGCGAGCGAGAAGTCCAGTTGAAGAAAAAAAAGAGCTCCCGTATTCATCAGATTGCCGTGCTCGACAATGGTACGGGAATGGATGAACGGGTGCTTCGGCTCGCCCTTCAATTTGGCAATGGTACCTACCTGGACCCCGAGGATCAGGACGGGATCGGTAAGTTTGGCATGGGATTGCCAAGCTCATCTATGTCGCAGTGCAGACGAGTCGATGTGTGGTCCTGGCAAGATGGAATTGACAGTGCCATCTACACATACCTCGACCTCGATGCCGTTTTGGATCGAGAAATGAAAGAAGTTCCTGTGCCGGAGCCTAAGTCAATCCCGGAACTCTGGCAACAGGTGGGTAACTCGTTTGGCAAAAGTGGGACGCTCGTCGTCTGGTCCCAGCTGGATCGTGTCATGTGGAAGACAGCCCGGGCGATTATTCGCAACTCCGAGATGCTTATCGGTCGCATGTACCGCCGCTTCCTTGCCAATGACCGGGTGCAGATTCGAATGCATTCGTTCGACCTCGACAAACCCCAGAAGGGAGGAGGCATCGAAAAGTATGCTCAGCCGAATGATCCGCTTTACCTGATGTCAACCACGTCGTGCCCGTATGAGGAGGAGCCGATGTTCGAGAGGTGGGGCGAACCGCACAAGTTTGAGATCTACCATAAGGGAGAAATACATCCGGTAACTATCACTTTCTCATTCGCCAAGGAGGAAGCCAGAAGAGGACACAATCCAGGATCAAAACCACATGGTCGTCACGCCGCCAAGAACGTGGGTGTGTCTATCGTCCGGGCTGGACGCGAATTAGAGCTCGATCAATCGTGGGTAGTTCAGTACGACCCTACCGAACGATGGTGGGGCGTAGAAGTCGAGTTCCCTCCGGCCCTCGATGATTTGTTTGGTGTATCCAATAATAAGCAGACTGCCCGTAATTTCCACGAATTAGACGCTGAGGCGCTGAAACAAGACAGCGAATCTATTACAGAACTGAAAGAGCGCCTTGAGGAGGAAAACGATCCAGCGGGCCCTCTTCTTGAGTTATCAGATAGCATCGACAGAAACCTTAAAACGATTCGCAAACTTCTGAAGGCTCAAACAAAGGGATCGCAAGGAGGACAGGAACGTCATCAGGACATCGAGGCAGAAGAGCAGGCTACAGCAGAAACTCGCAAGCGACAAAAGGAAGGCTATCAGGGTGAAAGTGACCAAGAGGAAACTCTCCCTGACGAAGAGCAGGAAAAAGAACTTGAAGAAGAACTGCGAGAGTCTGGAATGACGCAAGAAGCTGCTCAAGGTATTGCAGCATTTACTGTCAATCGTGGATTGAAATACACGTTCGCCGAAACGGCACTTGAAGCAAGATCCCAACTGTTCTCAATAACGCCGAGGGCGGGCAAAATCATTATCAAGCTGAACACAACTCATCCCGGTTACGAAAACCTTATAGAAGTCCTGGAAAATGTGGATGGGGACGAAGATGCAGATGCCCTACGTGATCGTCTTCGCCGAGCACGGAAAGGGTTGCGACTCCTCCTCTTAGCCTGGGCTCGCTACGAAGACGAACAGAGAGGAGATCAGCGCGAGAGAGCTCAAGACATCCGTTACGAATGGGGAAAGATAGCACGGCAGTTTATGCGGGAGATGGACTGA
- a CDS encoding MPP10 family protein, translated as MLSKFSRSILETLEAADRPLAASEIADRLSDEDEEYVGGLVKVYLQHGLEEHVRKTADSKWICVNSSDREERPATETQQQVEPPDQGIDNILSSLKGLNRSIIKVLVESDEPLKASDIAKSLSSNSQFVSRTAVNGRLHGELGDYVKQDPQYRWSLKNDIEQNERVSDAETSDVNAEPDEEQDPAHVPSEEESDVSPESIADSIKSHLETSKKIVTVLALAKRPLSTSQLGEVLQKLGHDTTEEDIETCLDVILNRFVTKDAEDHVTLVSSTDSASQEDEEPVDADTRASLSGTTYNYEFAEKEYDSPALFSSHIQGGTVQINLNTSHPFSKQLRAAIDGQKHKRNPDVHSLTFALQILLAAWTDVESNLKGRSRDLAEELRTDWGRAIRSLLRSQKDS; from the coding sequence ATGCTCAGTAAATTCAGCAGAAGCATCTTAGAAACGCTGGAAGCGGCTGATCGGCCTCTTGCGGCCAGCGAGATCGCTGATCGTTTGTCTGACGAGGACGAAGAATATGTCGGTGGTCTCGTGAAAGTTTACCTACAGCACGGGCTGGAAGAGCACGTGCGAAAAACCGCCGACAGCAAATGGATCTGTGTCAACTCATCAGATCGGGAAGAGCGCCCGGCTACCGAAACCCAACAACAAGTCGAGCCTCCTGACCAAGGTATCGATAATATACTCTCATCGCTGAAAGGCCTAAATCGTTCGATCATCAAGGTTTTGGTCGAATCAGATGAACCGCTTAAAGCCAGCGACATTGCCAAATCGCTATCGAGTAATTCGCAATTCGTCTCACGAACTGCGGTAAATGGACGACTACACGGCGAACTCGGAGATTACGTAAAGCAAGATCCGCAATATCGTTGGTCGCTTAAGAATGACATAGAACAGAATGAACGTGTCTCTGATGCGGAGACATCAGACGTAAATGCGGAACCCGATGAGGAGCAGGATCCGGCCCACGTACCATCTGAGGAGGAGTCCGACGTCTCGCCGGAGAGTATTGCAGACTCCATTAAATCGCACCTTGAGACATCCAAGAAAATCGTCACCGTGCTTGCCCTTGCTAAGCGTCCCCTGTCCACCTCACAACTTGGAGAGGTACTTCAGAAATTAGGCCATGACACCACGGAAGAGGACATCGAAACCTGTCTGGACGTGATTCTAAACCGGTTCGTAACAAAGGATGCCGAGGACCATGTTACTCTCGTCTCTTCCACGGATTCTGCCTCACAGGAAGATGAGGAGCCCGTTGATGCAGACACTCGTGCCTCTCTCTCGGGGACGACATACAATTACGAGTTTGCCGAAAAAGAGTACGACTCTCCAGCATTGTTTTCGAGTCATATTCAGGGTGGTACAGTACAGATCAACCTGAACACGTCTCATCCTTTTTCTAAACAACTGCGTGCGGCTATCGACGGGCAAAAGCACAAGCGAAATCCGGACGTTCACAGCTTGACTTTTGCTCTGCAAATACTTCTTGCCGCCTGGACAGACGTTGAAAGCAATCTCAAAGGCCGGAGCCGAGACCTGGCAGAAGAACTACGCACAGATTGGGGACGTGCTATTCGATCCTTGCTCCGCAGTCAAAAAGATTCGTGA
- a CDS encoding phospholipase D family protein, whose translation MQRLIEACSSEQPVRAITRWRLDEIVSGASDPEIWKLLKDRPGASLWLRPDLHAKYYRFGDVCYAGSANITDAALGWSARPNFELLVRLPFRKDRLASIEGRLRRNCVRVSQDLYDHFTRLREEYEQLDDRSTDYGKIKYDAADVTGSVAEFETELDVEKSEQIDREQWLPHLRHPEKLYRTYTGDFKSLTTATRRHGLRDLQFFDTPDGLPEAAFNMEIKWQLLQMPVVQTVDDYVRTSRRFGAVRDYLKTLPCSEAPGFNATEAWQTLMRWLLYFLGDRYKRRVYNYSEIIYKKHR comes from the coding sequence ATGCAGCGCCTCATCGAGGCCTGCTCCTCCGAGCAGCCCGTACGAGCGATTACCAGATGGCGCCTGGACGAGATTGTATCGGGAGCGAGTGATCCTGAGATCTGGAAGCTTTTAAAGGATCGACCAGGCGCTTCATTGTGGCTGCGTCCAGACCTGCACGCCAAATACTATCGGTTCGGTGATGTATGCTACGCTGGATCAGCGAATATCACCGATGCTGCACTTGGTTGGAGTGCTCGTCCCAATTTTGAGCTTCTAGTGCGTCTCCCCTTCCGCAAAGACAGGCTTGCGAGCATTGAGGGAAGACTGCGAAGGAATTGCGTCAGAGTTTCGCAGGATCTCTATGACCATTTTACCCGACTTAGGGAAGAGTACGAGCAATTAGATGACCGATCCACGGATTACGGGAAGATAAAATACGATGCTGCAGATGTGACCGGTTCTGTGGCGGAGTTTGAGACTGAGTTAGATGTGGAGAAATCAGAGCAGATTGATCGCGAGCAATGGCTTCCCCACCTGCGTCATCCTGAAAAGTTATATCGAACATACACCGGTGACTTTAAGTCTCTCACGACAGCCACTCGTCGTCACGGTTTGCGTGACTTGCAGTTCTTCGACACTCCTGATGGGCTACCAGAAGCGGCCTTCAACATGGAGATAAAGTGGCAGCTTCTCCAAATGCCGGTAGTCCAGACGGTAGATGACTACGTTCGTACCTCCAGGCGTTTTGGTGCGGTGCGTGATTACCTCAAAACTCTCCCCTGCTCTGAAGCGCCTGGTTTTAATGCTACTGAGGCGTGGCAGACACTGATGAGATGGCTGCTATATTTTCTTGGGGATAGATACAAAAGAAGAGTATACAATTATTCTGAAATAATTTACAAAAAGCATAGATAA
- a CDS encoding ADP-ribosyltransferase-containing protein gives MTPRRLPHSKAPLQMATQPSLDLSVPVYPSEDLERLVRSPSFLEWFGDWRTAEATSSAAIGPNGRPLLVYHGTPYAFARFEMERAQERTRTTCHSRGLYFTDDDRVAQTYGSRIIAAFLNLRTPYINITPSRWSHVRLDDGPSLTEVPPVHRHGYVIWPSAVPAPPQGTVNGGTSDGAYTSYRLPYRTSATVDQLATWARASGFDGLILHNMHDQGGPLTDTDAANGRDRIRATTLVAFDPSQIWMLTGAHKPPAAAQPRAPRSVSPSEAHAMTEHSAHAAR, from the coding sequence ATGACTCCTCGTCGACTTCCCCACAGCAAAGCCCCGTTGCAGATGGCCACCCAGCCGTCGCTGGACTTGTCAGTTCCGGTGTATCCGTCGGAGGACTTGGAGCGGCTTGTCCGAAGCCCGTCATTCCTCGAGTGGTTTGGCGACTGGCGCACCGCTGAAGCGACCTCTTCTGCGGCCATCGGGCCCAACGGTCGTCCGCTTCTGGTGTACCATGGCACGCCATACGCGTTTGCCCGCTTTGAAATGGAGCGGGCCCAGGAGCGTACCCGCACCACCTGCCACTCGCGAGGGCTTTACTTTACGGATGATGATCGTGTGGCGCAAACCTATGGTTCCCGGATCATCGCCGCGTTCTTAAACCTCCGCACTCCGTACATTAACATAACACCCAGCCGGTGGTCGCATGTCCGCCTCGACGATGGTCCCTCCCTTACCGAGGTGCCGCCCGTGCATCGGCACGGGTACGTCATTTGGCCGTCTGCCGTGCCGGCGCCACCACAGGGGACTGTCAATGGAGGCACATCAGATGGGGCCTATACGTCATACCGGCTGCCGTACCGCACGAGCGCGACTGTCGACCAACTTGCGACGTGGGCGCGCGCGAGCGGCTTTGACGGGCTTATCCTTCACAACATGCACGATCAGGGCGGTCCCCTCACCGATACAGACGCTGCAAACGGGCGTGACCGCATCCGCGCTACGACGCTCGTGGCGTTCGACCCATCGCAGATTTGGATGCTCACCGGCGCGCACAAGCCACCGGCGGCTGCGCAACCACGCGCGCCCCGCTCGGTCTCCCCAAGCGAAGCGCATGCGATGACGGAGCATTCAGCACATGCGGCGCGTTGA
- a CDS encoding RidA family protein: MARTTVSSGSPFEASIGFSRAVRVGPFIAVSGTAPIADDGSVAHPGDVAGQTQRCLDIIQQAVAEAGGTLADVLRTRIMLTDITRWEEAARVHERYFGDIRPASTFVEVSRLIDADWLVEIEADCVLGDQV, from the coding sequence ATGGCTCGTACAACCGTTTCGTCCGGCTCGCCTTTCGAGGCCTCCATCGGTTTCTCGCGCGCCGTGCGCGTGGGGCCCTTCATTGCGGTATCGGGAACCGCGCCCATCGCGGACGACGGCTCCGTGGCGCATCCCGGAGACGTGGCGGGGCAGACGCAGCGGTGCCTCGACATCATACAGCAGGCGGTGGCGGAGGCCGGCGGCACGCTGGCGGATGTGCTGCGGACGCGCATTATGCTCACAGACATCACCCGTTGGGAGGAGGCCGCCCGCGTCCACGAACGCTACTTCGGCGATATTCGGCCGGCGAGCACGTTTGTGGAGGTGAGCCGCCTCATTGACGCGGACTGGCTGGTGGAGATTGAGGCCGATTGCGTCTTGGGAGACCAGGTCTAA
- a CDS encoding GNAT family N-acetyltransferase, with translation MASSPAVLDVAVADTPAALPDDLPRPALVDFLHTHLGRFGDAPAAIRRALDYAFSTSDGRGGRVFIARHDDAVVGAAVVLDTGMADFVPPHLLVYIAVDADYRGRGFGSALVERLRAHCDGAIALHVEPDNPARRLYKRQGFAAPYVEMRAPALS, from the coding sequence ATGGCTTCCTCGCCTGCTGTCCTCGACGTCGCCGTGGCCGATACGCCCGCCGCGCTCCCCGACGATCTGCCCCGCCCGGCCCTGGTCGACTTCCTGCATACGCACCTGGGGCGCTTCGGCGATGCGCCGGCCGCCATTCGCAGGGCCCTCGACTATGCCTTTAGCACGTCCGACGGCCGCGGGGGCCGCGTGTTTATCGCGCGCCACGACGACGCGGTGGTGGGCGCCGCGGTGGTGCTCGATACCGGCATGGCCGACTTCGTGCCGCCGCACCTGCTCGTCTACATTGCGGTCGACGCGGACTACCGCGGCCGGGGCTTCGGCTCGGCCCTCGTCGAACGCCTGCGCGCACACTGCGACGGCGCGATCGCCCTGCACGTGGAACCCGACAACCCCGCCCGCCGCCTCTACAAACGGCAGGGCTTTGCGGCGCCCTACGTAGAAATGCGCGCCCCGGCCCTGTCATAA